From Salarias fasciatus chromosome 12, fSalaFa1.1, whole genome shotgun sequence, the proteins below share one genomic window:
- the tspan36 gene encoding tetraspanin 36 — MDCGIATSKSILLFLSLVFWAAGAALAYVGAYVIKSYGSFENFIQDKYTLVPAAIIIGISVVMFIIGLVGCCSTIRESKLGLSFFFCIIMVIFAAEVTALVFNFIYQNRLGQGIDRSMNDVFNKYGDGEATAAVDILQAELKCCGVSNYTSWTNTSWFRQHNNTVPLSCCKEKNSTCTGSLSQPDLLYQEGCEVSLVRFLHDVLRYAMLVVLGFAIIKFFGMLSVCVITCRSDRTGYEPLYA, encoded by the exons ATGGACTGCGGAATCGCCACGTCCAAgtccatcctcctcttcctcagcctGGTGTTTTGG GCTGCAGGCGCAGCGCTGGCCTATGTTGGCGCCTATGTGATCAAGAGCTATGGCAGCTTTGAGAACTTCATCCAGGACAAGTACACGCTGGTCCCGGCGGCCATCATCATCGGCATCAGCGTGGTGATGTTCATCATTGGTCTGGTGGGATGCTGCTCCACAATCCGCGAGTCCAAGCTGGGCCTCAGCTTT TTCTTTTGTATCATCATGGTGATCTTCGCGGCTGAGGTGACTGCTTTGGTATTCAACTTCATCTACCAGAACAGG TTGGGCCAAGGCATTGACCGCTCGATGAATGACGTCTTCAATAAGTATGGAGATGGAGAGGCAACTGCAGCTGTGGACATCCTGCAGGCTGAG CTGAAGTGTTGCGGCGTCAGCAACTACACCAGCTGGACCAACACCTCCTGGTTCAGACAGCACAACAACACAGttcctctgtcctgctgtaAGGAGAAAAACTCCACGTGCACAGGAAGCCTCAGCCAGCCGGACCTGCTCTATCAGGAG GGTTGTGAGGTCAGTCTGGTGAGATTCCTGCATGATGTGCTGCGTTACGCCATGCTGGTCGTTCTCGGCTTTGCCATCATCAAG TTCTTCGGGAtgctgagcgtgtgtgtgatcACCTGCAGGAGTGACAGGACGGGATACGAGCCTCTATATGCCTGA
- the LOC115398728 gene encoding histone H1, with the protein MSAPVIVIPSTSAAPSPKKPKTPKGPTVSSLVLKAVAASNESAGISLAGLKKVLSAGGYDVVKNKVRLATAIKRLLAKKALARSKGTFKINKAPPAPKKKKVVKKKAPAKKVAKKAGAKKSPKKAGKKSPKKASKKKKATSPKKAKKAAKKPKAPKKVKAVKKAKTSKKAKAPKKAKAKAAPKK; encoded by the coding sequence ATGTCTGCTCCTGTGATTGTTATTCCGTCCACCTCTGCGGCTCCATCGCCCAAGAAACCAAAGACGCCCAAGGGCCCCACGGTTTCATCCCTGGTCCTGAAGGCTGTGGCTGCGTCCAACGAAAGCGCCGGCATCTCCCTGGCAGGCCTGAAGAAGGTTCTGAGTGCCGGAGGCTACGATGTGGTCAAGAACAAAGTCAGACTCGCCACCGCCATCAAGCGCTTGCTGGCCAAGAAGGCCCTCGCCAGGAGCAAGGGCACCTTCAAGATCAACAAAGCGCCTCCCGCGCCCAAAAAGAAGAAGGTGGTGAAAAAGAAGGCTCCAGCCAAAAAGGTGGCGAAGAAGGCAGGCGCCAAGAAATCACCCAAGAAAGCCGGCAAGAAGTCACCCAAGAAGGCATCCAAGAAAAAGAAGGCAACGTCTCCCAAAAAGGCAAAGAAAGCCGCCAAGAAGCCGAAAGCTCCCAAGAAGGTCAAGGCCGTCAAGAAGGCAAAGACCTCCAAGAAGGCAAAGGCACCAAAGAAGGCCAAGGCCAAGGCTGCTCCCAAGAAGTGA
- the LOC115398724 gene encoding macrophage-expressed gene 1 protein-like — MKLPATLLLLALLCFQCSSVPVSRPTNWLRECRASTNLSITALGVLPGGGWDNLRNMDMGRVMNLSYFQCQTTEDGYYLIPDEVFVIPQKETGVETSSEVITSFLEQKSSTSSSINADVSFFSVLNGKFSMEHTRMKTHQVKDSSSTTRVQVRNFIYTVKAYPDFTLDVRFAQQAKQIADAVENNQTKYANYLSERMIVDFGTHVITSVDAGALLMEEDYLTASYVSDSLSQSSTIKAQAGLNFFDKVKFDISSQNTQQSSSLQTYQSNIQYSLVQSHGGGTPFYPGITLQKWQESTRNNLVAIDRSGLPLHYFINTNTFPDLPQPTLRKVSLKVSQAIERYYKINTRPGCVDVTSQNFNFQANVDDHSCEGPAANLSFGGVYQQCSKISANAGPLCDSLAQKNPDTGDFSCRPPYFPTLLRSEVTQQSYSAYECVEHSYSCGFLWLKTCYRKRCSDQNHVRSARIETYWCSVNGTAPENSGYLFGGIYSPSAANPVTNSKSCPPNFIPLKFLSDGQIICVSNDFEMGTRYSVPFGGLFSCQASNPLAKFQRRCPPQFSQHLATVSDGCEILYCVKSGLFTGGQLLPVRLPPFTKSPIMSLSPTNTVVVMTEGDMNWVRVGKTKAWKLAKPEEIKQMVLELNPDVNEMTAGEKTGVAFGVMGLMLLVVVVAVFLVKRRRRVSGLGTTIDYEEISGENERLTVTEEA; from the exons ATGAAGCTGCCAGCAACTCTCCTGCTTCTCGCTCTGCTTTGTTTCCAATGCTCCTCAGTTCCTGTGAGCCGACCAACAAACTGGCTCAGAGAGTGTCGTGCTTCCACCAACCTCTCCATCACAGCACTGGGGGTGCTGCCCGGTGGTGGCTGGGACAACCTCCGCAACATGGACATGGGTCGAGTCATGAACCTCAGCTACTTCCAGTGCCAGACCACCGAGGACGGGTACTACCTCATCCCAGACGAAGTGTTTGTCATCCCCCAGAAGGAGACTGGTGTGGAGACAAGCTCCGAGGTCATCACCTCATTCCTGGAGCAGAAGAGCTCAACTTCAAGCTCCATAAATGCAGATGTGTCCTTCTTCAGTGTGCTGAATGGAAAATTTTCAATGGAGCACACAAGAATGAAAACTCATCAGGTCAAAGACTCTTCATCTACAACCAGGGTGCAG GTTCGAAACTTCATCTACACAGTGAAGGCGTACCCAGACTTCACTCTGGACGTTCGCTTTGCTCAACAGGCCAAACAAATTGCTGATGCTGTTGAAAACAACCAGACAAAGTATGCAAACTACCTCTCAGAGAGAATGATCGTGGACTTCGGTACTCATGTTATCACCAGTGTCGACGCCGGGGCTCTtctgatggaggaggactaccttACTGCTTCATACGTATCGGACAGCTTGTCTCAAAGTTCCACCATCAAAGCTCAGGCAGGCCTAAACTTCTTTGACAAAGTCAAATTTGACATAAGCAGTCAAAATACCCAACAGAGTTCATCGCTTCAAACCTATCAGTCAAACATTCAGTACTCCCTGGTCCAAAGCCACGGAGGCGGCACGCCTTTCTACCCTGGCATCACTCTGCAGAAGTGGCAGGAGAGTACGAGAAATAACTTGGTAGCTATTGATCGCTCAGGTTTACCCCTCCACTACTTCATAAACACCAACACTTTTCCTGATCTGCCACAGCCGACATTGAGGAAAGTGTCTCTCAAAGTGAGTCAGGCCATAGAGCGCTACTACAAGATCAACACTCGTCCTGGTTGTGTAGACGTTACGTCCCAAAACTTCAACTTCCAGGCCAATGTTGATGATCATTCCTGTGAGGGCCCTGCTGCGAACCTCAGTTTTGGTGGAGTGTACCAACAGTGTTCTAAAATCAGTGCGAATGCAGGCCCACTTTGTGATAGTCTGGCCCAGAAAAACCCAGATACAGGTGATTTCTCCTGTCGTCCACCCTACTTCCCAACTTTACTGAGATCAGAAGTCACGCAGCAGTCTTACAGTGCATATGAATGTGTGGAGCATTCGTATTCATGCGGATTTTTATGGTTGAAGACTTGTTATCGTAAACGGTGTTCAGACCAAAACCATGTTCGTTCTGCTCGCATTGAGACCTACTGGTGCTCTGTGAATGGAACGGCCCCAGAAAACTCTGGTTATCTGTTTGGAGGCATCTATAGTCCCTCTGCTGCAAACCCAGTCACCAACTCCAAAAGCTGCCCCCCAAACTTCATTCCTTTAAAGTTTCTCTCTGACGGTCAAATCATCTGTGTGAGCAATGACTTTGAGATGGGCACCAGATACTCAGTGCCGTTCGGAGGCCTCTTCAGCTGTCAAGCAAGCAACCCACTGGCAAAGTTTCAACGCCGCTGCCCCCCTCAATTCAGTCAGCATCTTGCTACAGTCAGTGATGGCTGTGAAATCCTTTACTGTGTCAAGTCTGGACTGTTCACAGGTGGACAGCTGCTCCCAGTCCGTCTGCCTCCATTTACAAAATCTCCCATCATGTCTCTGTCGCCCACTAACACAGTGGTGGTGATGACTGAGGGAGATATGAACTGGGTGAGAGTGGGCAAGACGAAGGCATGGAAGCTCGCCAAACCAGAGGAAATCAAGCAAATGGTATTAGAACTTAACCCAGATGTGAATGAGATGACTGCTGGAGAAAAGACAGGGGTGGCATTTGGGGTCATGGGTTTGATGTTGCTGGTGGTAGTGGTGGCAGTATTCCTGGTGAAGAGACGGAGGAGGGTGTCTGGGCTTGGGACAACTATAGACTATGAGGAAATAAGTGGTGAGAACGAGAGGCTGACAGTGACGGAGGAAGCTTGA
- the LOC115397763 gene encoding macrophage-expressed gene 1 protein-like, giving the protein MQLPATLLLLALLCFQCSSVPVSRPTNWLRECRASTNFSITALGVLPGGGWDNLRNMDMGRVMNLSYFQCQTTEDGYYLIPDEVFVIPQKETGVETSSEVITSFLDQRSSTSSSINVEVSFYHVLNGKFSTEHTRMKTHQVKDSSSTTRVQVRNFIYTVKAYPDFTLDVRFAQQAKEIADAVENNQTKYADYLSEKLVVDFGTHVITSVDAGALLMEEDYLTASYVSDSLSQSSTIKAQAGLNFFDKVKFDISSQNTQQSSSLQTYQSNIQYSLIQSHGGGTPFYPGITLQKWQESTRNNLVAIDRSGLPLHYFINTNTFPDLPQPTVRKVSLTVSQAIERYYKINTRPGCVDIMSQNFNFQANVDDHSCEGPAANLSFGGVYQQCSKISANAGPLCDSLAQKNPDTGDFSCRPPYFPTLLRSEVTQQSYSAYECVEHSYSCGFLWLKTCYRKRCSDQNHVRSARIETYWCSVNGTAPEKSGYLFGGIYSPSAANPVTNSKSCPPNFISSKFLSDGQIICVSNDFEMGTRYSVPFGGLFSCQASNPLAKFQRRCPPQFSQHLAAVSDGCEILYCVKSGLFTGGQLLPVRLPPFTKSPIMSLSPTNTVVVMTEGDMNWVRVGKTKAWKLAKPEEIKQMLLEINPDVNEMTAGEKTGVAFGVMGLMLLVVVVAVFLVKRRRRVSGLGTTIDYEEISGENERLTVTEEA; this is encoded by the exons ATGCAGCTGCCAGCAACTCTCTTGCTTCTCGCTCTGCTTTGTTTCCAATGCTCCTCAGTTCCTGTGAGCCGACCAACAAACTGGCTCAGAGAGTGTCGTGCTTCAACCAACTTCTCCATCACAGCACTGGGGGTGCTGCCCGGTGGTGGCTGGGACAACCTCCGCAACATGGACATGGGTCGAGTCATGAACCTCAGCTACTTCCAGTGCCAGACCACCGAGGACGGGTACTACCTCATCCCAGACGAAGTGTTTGTCATCCCCCAGAAGGAGACTGGTGTGGAGACAAGCTCAGAGGTCATCACCTCATTCCTGGATCAGAGGAGCTCAACTTCAAGCTCCATAAATGTAGAAGTGTCCTTCTACCATGTGCTGAATGGAAAATTTTCAACGGAGCACACACGAATGAAAACTCATCAGGTCAAAGACTCTTCATCTACAACCAGGGTGCAG gTTCGGAACTTCATCTACACAGTGAAGGCGTACCCAGACTTCACTCTGGACGTTCGCTTTGCTCAACAAGCCAAAGAAATTGCAGATGCTGTTGAAAACAACCAGACAAAGTATGCAGACTACCTCTCCGAGAAACTGGTCGTGGACTTTGGTACTCATGTTATCACCAGTGTCGACGCTGGGGCTCTTCTGATGGAGGAAGACTACCTTACTGCTTCATACGTATCGGACAGCTTGTCTCAAAGTTCCACCATCAAAGCTCAGGCAGGCCTAAACTTCTTTGACAAAGTCAAATTTGACATAAGCAGTCAAAATACCCAACAGAGTTCATCGCTTCAAACCTATCAGTCAAATATTCAGTACTCCCTAATTCAAAGCCACGGAGGCGGCACACCTTTCTACCCTGGCATCACTCTGCAGAAGTGGCAGGAGAGTACTAGAAATAACTTGGTAGCTATCGATCGCTCAGGTTTACCCCTCCACTACTTCATAAACACCAACACTTTTCCTGATCTGCCACAGCCGACAGTGAGGAAAGTGTCTCTCACAGTGAGTCAGGCCATAGAGCGCTACTACAAGATCAACACCCGTCCTGGCTGTGTAGACATTATGTCCCAAAACTTCAACTTCCAGGCCAATGTTGATGATCATTCCTGTGAGGGCCCTGCTGCAAACCTCAGTTTTGGTGGAGTGTACCAACAGTGTTCTAAAATCAGTGCGAATGCAGGCCCACTTTGTGATAGTCTGGCCCAGAAGAACCCAGATACAGGTGATTTCTCCTGTCGTCCACCCTACTTCCCAACTTTACTGAGATCAGAAGTCACACAGCAGTCTTACAGTGCATATGAATGTGTGGAGCATTCGTATTCATGCGGATTTTTATGGTTGAAGACTTGTTATCGTAAACGGTGTTCAGACCAAAACCATGTTCGTTCTGCTCGCATTGAGACCTACTGGTGCTCTGTGAATGGAACGGCTCCAGAAAAGTCCGGTTATCTGTTTGGAGGCATCTATAGTCCCTCTGCTGCGAATCCAGTCACCAACTCCAAAAGCTGCCCCCCAAACTTCATTTCTTCAAAGTTTCTCTCTGACGGTCAAATCATCTGTGTGAGCAATGACTTTGAGATGGGCACCAGATACTCAGTGCCGTTCGGAGGCCTCTTCAGCTGTCAAGCAAGCAACCCACTGGCAAAGTTTCAACGCCGCTGCCCCCCTCAATTCAGTCAGCATCTTGCTGCAGTCAGTGATGGCTGTGAAATCCTTTACTGTGTCAAGTCTGGACTGTTCACAGGTGGACAGCTGCTCCCAGTCCGTCTGCCTCCATTCACAAAATCCCCCATCATGTCTCTGTCGCCCACTAACACAGTGGTGGTGATGACTGAGGGAGATATGAACTGGGTGAGAGTGGGCAAGACGAAGGCATGGAAGCTCGCCAAACCAGAGGAAATCAAGCAAATGTTATTAGAAATTAACCCAGATGTGAATGAGATGACTGCTGGAGAAAAGACAGGGGTGGCATTTGGGGTCATGGGTTTGATGTTGCTGGTGGTAGTGGTGGCAGTATTCCTGGTGAAGAGACGGAGGAGGGTGTCTGGGCTTGGAACAACTATAGACTATGAGGAAATAAGTGGTGAGAATGAGAGGCTGACAGTGACGGAGGAAGCTTGA
- the LOC115397764 gene encoding macrophage-expressed gene 1 protein-like — MKLPATLLLLALLCFQCSSVPVSRPTNWLRECRASTNLSITALGVLPGGGWDNLRNMDMGRVMDLSYFQCQTTEDGYYLIPDEVFVIPQKETGVETSSEVITSFLEQKSSTSSSINADVSFFSVLNGKFSTEHTRMKTHQVKDSSSTTRVQVRNFIYTVKAYPDFTLDAHFAQQAEEIADAVENNQTKYADYLSEKLVVDFGTHVITSVDAGALLMEEDYLTASYVSDSLSHNSTIKTQAGLNFFDKVRFDISSQNTQQSSSLQTYQSNIQYSLIQSHGGGTPFYPGITLQKWQESTRNNLVAIDRSGLPLHYFINTNTFPDLPQPTVRKVSLTVSQAIERYYEINTRPGCVDIKSQNFNFQANVDDHSCEGPATNLSFGGVYQQCSKMSADAGPLCDSLAQKNPDTVDFSCHPPYFPTLLRSEDTQQSYSAYECVEHSYSCGFLWLSTCYHKRCSEQNHVRSARIETYWCSVNGTAPERSGYLFGGIYSPSAANPVTNSKSCPPNFAPLKFLSDGQIICVSNDFEMGTRYSVPFGGLFSCQASNPLAKFQRRCPPQFSQHLATVSDGCEILYCVKSGLFTGGQLLPVRLPPFTKSPIMSLSPTNTVVVMTEGDMNWVRAGKTKAWKLAKPEEIKQMVLELNPDVNEMTAGEKTGVAFGVMGLMLLVVVVAVFLVKRRRRVSRLGTTVGHEERSGENEETVTEEA; from the exons ATGAAGCTGCCAGCAACTCTCCTGCTTCTCGCTCTGCTTTGTTTCCAATGCTCCTCAGTTCCTGTGAGCCGACCAACAAACTGGCTCAGAGAGTGTCGTGCTTCCACCAACCTCTCCATCACAGCACTGGGGGTGCTGCCCGGTGGTGGCTGGGACAACCTCCGCAACATGGACATGGGTCGAGTCATGGACCTCAGCTACTTCCAGTGCCAGACCACCGAGGACGGGTACTACCTCATCCCAGACGAAGTGTTTGTCATCCCCCAGAAGGAGACTGGTGTGGAGACAAGCTCAGAGGTCATCACCTCATTCCTGGAGCAGAAGAGCTCAACTTCAAGCTCCATAAATGCAGATGTGTCCTTCTTCAGTGTGCTGAATGGAAAATTTTCAACGGAGCACACACGAATGAAAACTCATCAGGTCAAAGACTCTTCATCTACAACCAGAGTGCAG gTTCGTAACTTCATCTACACAGTGAAGGCGTACCCAGACTTCACTCTTGACGCTCACTTTGCTCAACAAGCCGAAGAAATTGCTGATGCTGttgaaaacaaccaaacaaagtATGCAGACTACCTCTCCGAGAAACTGGTCGTGGACTTTGGCACTCATGTTATCACCAGTGTCGACGCCGGGGCTCTtctgatggaggaggactaccttACTGCTTCATACGTATCGGACAGCTTGTCCCATAATTCCACCATCAAAACTCAGGCAGGCTTAAACTTCTTTGACAAAGTCAGATTTGACATAAGCAGTCAAAATACCCAACAGAGTTCATCGCTTCAAACCTATCAGTCAAACATTCAGTACTCCCTGATTCAAAGCCACGGAGGCGGCACACCTTTCTACCCTGGCATCACTCTGCAGAAGTGGCAGGAGAGTACGAGAAATAACTTGGTAGCTATTGATCGCTCAGGTTTACCCCTCCACTACTTCATAAACACCAACACTTTTCCTGATCTGCCACAGCCGACAGTGAGGAAAGTGTCTCTCACAGTGAGTCAGGCCATAGAGCGCTACTACGAGATCAACACCCGTCCTGGTTGTGTAGACATCAAGTCCCAAAACTTCAACTTCCAGGCCAATGTTGATGATCATTCCTGTGAGGGCCCTGCTACGAACCTCAGTTTTGGTGGAGTGTACCAACAGTGTTCTAAAATGAGTGCAGATGCAGGCCCACTTTGTGATAGTCTGGCCCAGAAGAACCCAGATACAGTTGATTTCTCCTGTCATCCACCCTACTTCCCAACTTTACTGAGATCAGAAGACACGCAGCAGTCTTACAGTGCATATGAATGTGTGGAGCATTCGTATTCATGTGGATTTTTATGGTTGAGCACTTGTTATCATAAACGGTGTTCAGAACAAAACCATGTTCGTTCTGCTCGCATTGAGACCTACTGGTGCTCTGTGAATGGAACGGCTCCAGAAAGGTCCGGTTATCTGTTTGGAGGAATCTATAGTCCCTCTGCTGCAAACCCAGTCACCAACTCCAAAAGCTGCCCCCCAAACTTTGCTCCTTTAAAGTTTCTCTCTGACGGTCAAATCATCTGTGTGAGCAATGACTTTGAGATGGGCACCAGATACTCAGTGCCGTTCGGAGGCCTCTTCAGCTGTCAAGCAAGCAACCCACTGGCAAAGTTTCAACGCCGCTGCCCCCCTCAATTCAGTCAGCATCTTGCTACAGTCAGTGATGGCTGTGAAATCCTTTACTGTGTCAAGTCTGGACTGTTCACAGGTGGACAGCTGCTCCCAGTCCGTCTGCCTCCATTCACAAAATCCCCCATCATGTCTCTGTCGCCCACTAACACAGTGGTGGTGATGACTGAGGGAGACATGAACTGGGTGAGAGCGGGCAAGACGAAGGCATGGAAGCTCGCCAAACCAGAGGAAATCAAGCAAATGGTATTAGAACTTAACCCAGATGTGAATGAGATGACTGCTGGAGAAAAGACAGGGGTGGCATTTGGGGTCATGGGTTTGATGTTGCTGGTGGTAGTGGTGGCAGTATTCCTGGTGAAGAGACGGAGGAGGGTGTCTAGGCTTGGGACAACTGTAGGCCATGAGGAAAGAAGTGGCGAGAATGAGGAGACAGTGACAGAAGAAGCTTGA
- the prf1.5 gene encoding perforin 1.5, with amino-acid sequence MEAGGRNFALLIPALLVSMWLHGIQGCHTGTASECEKAPFVPGHNLAGEGFDVVRMRRTGAYVINVKAHLTDNHTCTLCRNRFHQGQIQKLPAAVLDWRPFSRCSKQLSSALHHSVDSLLRSSNSLVNNNWDLGLSLDNIGKAVLGGSRSEMAKFARSQHSVDRATFAIHEISCTYYSYRLADHPQLSTEFTKHLKRLPQSLETSQNRALYRRLIDTYGTHYIHQVQLGGKVRRVTAFRTCLATLKGFTEAEIKNCLNVELRMALGFLPSNASFSNKCNDLLKGNLSMGFYQGFMTHKIEVIGGEQYFPDILYQEDPSEAYQSWMNSLHDNPDVVSYGIFPLHHLVEDSQISANLRSVVTEYIKENRLQEDQLALKNCSPTPNLDHNCCPLRAGRGTLRLQIHRAAGLKADTFTKTDAYVKIFYNGMYEETDTVMDDNNPVWNATYDFGSVELGQQLRFEVWDRDVLYNDVAGTCVVFPERGTHSLSCQLRKGVLYFSYTARCDAHLTGFRCGRYSPNAE; translated from the exons ATGGAAGCAGGAGGGAGAAATTTTGCCCTGTTGATACCAGCTTTGTTAGTTTCGATGTGGCTGCACGGGATCCAAGGCTGTCATACTGGGACGGCCTCGGAGTGTGAGAAAGCTCCCTTTGTTCCCGGCCACAACCTGGCCGGGGAGGGTTTTGATGTAGTGCGAATGCGGCGAACAGGGGCATACGTCATCAACGTCAAAGCCCATCTGACTGACAATCACACCTGTACGCTGTGTCGCAACCGCTTCCACCAAGGACAG ATTCAGAAGCTCCCAGCAGCTGTGCTGGACTGGCGTCCATTCAGTCGCTGCAGCAAGCAGCTCTCCAGTGCCCTGCATCACTCCGTAGACTCTCTGCTGCGCAGCTCCAACTCTCTTGTTAACAACAACTGGGATCTGGGTTTGAGCCTCGATAACATTGGCAAGGCCGTGCTTGGAGGAAGCCGCTCTGAAATGGCCAAGTTTGCTCGTTCGCAGCACAGCGTGGACAGAGCTACCTTCGCCATTCATGAAATCAGCTGCACCTACTACAG cTACAGGCTGGCCGACCACCCCCAGCTGAGCACAGAGTTCACAAAGCATCTGAAGAGACTCCCGCAGAGTTTAGAAACGAGCCAGAATCGAGCCCTGTACAGACGACTTATAGACACCTATGGAACACACTATATCCACCAG GTTCAGTTGGGTGGCAAGGTGAGGCGAGTGACGGCCTTCAGGACCTGCTTGGCCACACTGAAGGGCTTCACTGAGGCAGAAATCAAAAACTGCCTGAATGTTGAGCTCCGGATGGCTCTGGGTTTCCTCCCCTCCAACGCATCCTTCTCCAATAAGTGCAACGACCTCCTGAAGGGAAACCTGAGCATGGGCTTTTACCAAGGCTTCATGACGCACAAGATCGAGGTAATCGGTGGTGAGCAGTACTTTCCCGACATCCTCTACCAGGAGGATCCATCTGAAGCGTACCAGAGCTGGATGAACAGTCTCCATGACAACCCCGACGTGGTTTCTTACGGCATCTTCCCGCTGCATCATTTAGTGGAGGACTCACAGATCAGTGCGAATCTGAGGAGCGTTGTCACGGAGTATATCAAAGAGAaccggctgcaggaggaccagctGGCATTGAAGAACTGTTCCCCGACGCCCAACCTGGACCACAACTGCTGTCCTCTGAGGGCTGGCAGAGGGACCCTCAGGCTGCAGATCCACAGGGCTGCCGGTCTGAAGGCAGACACCTTCACAAAAACAGACGCCTACGTGAAGATCTTCTACAACGGCATGTATGAGGAGACGGACACAGTGATGGACGACAACAACCCAGTTTGGAACGCCACTTACGATTTTGGCTCCGTGGAACTGGGTCAGCAGCTGAGGTTTGAGGTCTGGGATAGAGATGTGCTTTACAACGACGTTGCGGGGACTTGCGTCGTTTTTCCCGAGCGAGGGACTCATTCTCTCAGCTGTCAGCTGCGCAAAGGAGTTCTTTATTTCAGCTACACAGCCAGATGTGACGCTCACTTGACCGGGTTCAGATGTGGCCGATACTCCCCAAACGCTGAGTAG